One part of the Synergistota bacterium genome encodes these proteins:
- a CDS encoding nucleotidyltransferase: protein MKVVGLITEYNPFHTGHLYHLHKSIKLTEADFSIAVMSGNFLQRGEPAIVDKYKRAEMALAAGVDIVFELPFPFASHNAGVFAFGAISLLNSLGVITHLCFGSESGNLEELQTIAKILYQESENFKADIVKFSKEGLPYPEARLKALENELKRKGINPETLKGSNNILGIEYLLSLLKLKSSIKPMTIKRIGSAYLDPEIKGKFSSATAIRKRILESGVSSVKDIVPPITYKILKKAEENNELVSIKNFEREILILIKRLEVSEIREIAEVKEGLENRIKKAGLKAITIEELLQGIKTKRYTLTRISRILIHLLVGFKERENKLFQKTGALYAFLLGFSTKGKELLKEIKRRSSIPIITRPTGLNEPASIMLKLDLKATRIYEAGIGKRLELFQPVQRDVDEETLSFLSSISST, encoded by the coding sequence ATGAAAGTTGTAGGCCTTATTACTGAATACAATCCCTTTCACACAGGGCATTTATACCATCTCCACAAGAGCATAAAACTTACGGAAGCCGATTTTAGCATAGCTGTGATGAGCGGGAATTTCTTACAAAGAGGAGAACCCGCTATCGTAGACAAATATAAGAGAGCTGAAATGGCCCTCGCTGCTGGTGTAGACATAGTTTTTGAACTCCCCTTTCCCTTTGCCTCACATAATGCTGGCGTTTTCGCGTTCGGTGCTATATCCCTTCTTAACTCCCTAGGAGTGATAACTCATCTCTGCTTCGGAAGCGAATCAGGAAACCTAGAAGAACTTCAGACTATCGCAAAAATTCTATACCAAGAATCGGAAAATTTCAAGGCCGATATAGTTAAATTTTCGAAAGAGGGACTACCATATCCTGAAGCAAGATTAAAGGCTTTAGAAAACGAACTTAAAAGAAAAGGAATTAATCCAGAAACCCTTAAAGGCTCTAACAACATCTTAGGAATAGAATACCTTTTAAGCCTACTAAAGCTTAAAAGCAGTATAAAACCCATGACAATAAAAAGGATAGGAAGCGCCTATCTTGATCCAGAAATAAAGGGAAAATTTTCAAGCGCAACAGCAATAAGAAAGAGAATTCTTGAAAGCGGGGTCTCTAGCGTAAAAGATATAGTTCCTCCAATAACTTATAAGATATTAAAGAAGGCTGAAGAAAATAACGAACTCGTCTCTATAAAAAATTTTGAAAGAGAGATATTAATACTGATCAAGAGATTAGAAGTAAGTGAGATAAGAGAGATAGCCGAAGTAAAGGAGGGCCTTGAGAATAGAATTAAAAAAGCTGGTTTAAAGGCCATAACCATTGAAGAATTACTTCAGGGAATTAAAACCAAAAGATACACTCTAACAAGGATATCTAGAATATTGATACATCTTCTAGTAGGATTTAAGGAAAGGGAAAACAAACTCTTTCAAAAAACAGGCGCGCTTTACGCTTTCCTTCTAGGATTTTCAACTAAAGGGAAAGAGCTTCTAAAAGAAATAAAAAGACGATCTTCCATTCCCATTATAACTAGACCGACGGGGCTAAACGAACCCGCCTCGATTATGCTTAAACTCGACCTGAAAGCCACAAGAATATACGAAGCGGGAATTGGAAAACGCTTAGAGCTTTTCCAACCTGTTCAGAGAGATGTTGACGAAGAAACTTTAAGCTTCTTAAGTAGCATCTCCTCTACATAA
- the coaD gene encoding pantetheine-phosphate adenylyltransferase, with amino-acid sequence MKAAVYPGSFDPITYGHVDIIERASRIFDKLIVAVVTNPSKRPLFSMEERIDMIKEAIRHVSNVEVDGFDGLLVNYLRERKIDVVIRGMRAVTDFDYEFQMALTNRKLNKNVEIVFLLSDSKYLYLTSRMVKEIASFGGCVRGMVPPYVEEMLLKKLKVSSSTSL; translated from the coding sequence GTGAAAGCAGCTGTTTACCCGGGGAGCTTTGATCCAATTACATATGGTCACGTGGATATAATTGAAAGGGCTTCAAGGATATTTGATAAGCTTATAGTTGCTGTTGTTACTAATCCTTCAAAGAGGCCGCTTTTCTCTATGGAGGAAAGAATAGACATGATAAAAGAAGCAATTAGGCATGTTAGTAATGTTGAAGTAGACGGTTTTGATGGACTTCTTGTAAACTACCTTAGAGAGAGGAAAATAGATGTAGTTATAAGAGGTATGAGGGCTGTAACTGATTTTGACTATGAGTTTCAGATGGCCTTAACCAATAGAAAGCTTAATAAAAATGTGGAAATCGTTTTTTTACTTTCTGATTCCAAGTATCTTTATCTTACTTCTCGCATGGTTAAGGAAATAGCGAGTTTCGGAGGATGTGTAAGGGGAATGGTTCCTCCTTATGTAGAGGAGATGCTACTTAAGAAGCTTAAAGTTTCTTCGTCAACATCTCTCTGA
- a CDS encoding cyclophilin-like fold protein, protein MKSIVIRFKGLELKGVLNETLTAQKIYEALPIKSHGNRWGQEFYFKIPVTMELEDGKEVVNKGDIGYWPPGKAMCIFWGPTPISPPDKIIPASAVTIVGKIEGDLNLLDQLDDGDRIEIEKA, encoded by the coding sequence GTGAAAAGCATTGTAATAAGATTTAAAGGATTAGAGCTAAAGGGGGTTTTGAATGAAACCTTAACTGCTCAAAAGATCTACGAAGCATTACCTATAAAATCCCACGGTAATAGATGGGGACAAGAGTTTTACTTTAAGATACCCGTTACCATGGAGTTAGAAGATGGAAAAGAGGTGGTAAACAAAGGAGACATAGGATACTGGCCTCCTGGAAAAGCCATGTGCATCTTCTGGGGACCTACTCCCATAAGCCCTCCAGATAAGATAATACCAGCAAGCGCTGTAACAATCGTAGGGAAAATAGAAGGAGACCTTAATTTATTAGACCAGCTTGATGACGGAGACAGAATAGAAATAGAAAAAGCCTAA
- a CDS encoding CPBP family intramembrane metalloprotease, with translation METRFLKVLFSYIGLFLTIWLKRDLAIAYMLYLPLLIVPKKHWESYGITLKSWEKSLKLCALASLIFLLPFTIASIALSISQGFRGITFSAALYQFIGVALPEELFFRGYLQTEISKLTLNPWKSIILTSILFTVVHLFKGITPVNVGVFLPSLIFGYLREETGSILASTIFHALSNIIFFSLF, from the coding sequence TTGGAAACCAGGTTTTTGAAAGTTTTGTTTAGCTACATTGGGCTTTTCTTAACGATCTGGTTAAAGAGAGACTTAGCTATAGCCTACATGCTTTATCTTCCTCTCTTAATCGTTCCAAAGAAACATTGGGAGAGCTATGGAATAACACTAAAAAGCTGGGAAAAATCTTTAAAGCTTTGCGCTTTAGCTTCATTAATCTTTCTCTTACCTTTCACTATAGCCTCCATAGCTTTGTCTATTAGTCAGGGCTTTAGGGGTATAACCTTTAGCGCAGCTTTATATCAATTTATCGGTGTAGCTTTACCTGAAGAGCTCTTTTTTAGAGGGTATCTCCAAACGGAGATATCGAAGCTTACCCTAAATCCTTGGAAAAGCATTATACTTACCTCTATCCTTTTCACAGTCGTTCACCTTTTTAAGGGTATAACTCCCGTAAATGTTGGGGTCTTCTTACCATCTCTTATATTTGGCTACCTTCGTGAGGAAACCGGCTCTATCTTAGCTTCTACCATCTTTCATGCTCTATCTAATATAATATTCTTTTCTCTATTTTGA
- the rpmF gene encoding 50S ribosomal protein L32, producing the protein MAVPKRKTSKARRDKRLAQWLRSIKTPSLTTCSHCGEIVPTYRVCPECGYYDGREVLVVEEKEEK; encoded by the coding sequence ATGGCAGTTCCGAAGAGAAAAACGTCAAAGGCTCGTAGAGATAAGAGACTGGCTCAATGGTTAAGGAGTATTAAGACGCCCAGTTTAACTACTTGCTCTCATTGTGGGGAAATAGTTCCCACTTATAGGGTTTGTCCTGAGTGTGGTTATTACGATGGAAGAGAGGTACTTGTTGTAGAGGAAAAAGAGGAAAAGTAA
- a CDS encoding RsmD family RNA methyltransferase, translating into MSVRHTTSLVMRALFDTLGNIRGKTFLELFAGSGKIGEEALKRGAKEVFFVEIDPRMVREISKKVARDYILCMDYKKAIKKLYLDGKKFDIIFADPPYGMGFPSEILRVLEEVPLLKDDGLLVIERFFKEDFEPGSWKLLKERRYGDTILSYLYKGV; encoded by the coding sequence ATGTCAGTTAGACATACTACTTCTCTTGTGATGAGAGCTCTTTTTGATACTTTGGGAAATATAAGGGGGAAAACATTTCTTGAGCTTTTCGCTGGAAGCGGTAAGATCGGTGAAGAGGCCTTAAAGAGGGGTGCTAAGGAGGTTTTTTTTGTAGAAATTGATCCGCGTATGGTAAGGGAGATTTCGAAAAAGGTAGCTCGTGACTATATTTTATGTATGGATTATAAAAAAGCAATTAAAAAGCTCTACCTTGATGGAAAAAAGTTCGATATAATCTTTGCAGATCCACCCTATGGGATGGGTTTTCCTAGTGAGATTTTAAGGGTTCTAGAGGAAGTTCCTTTACTTAAGGATGATGGACTTCTTGTTATTGAGAGGTTTTTCAAGGAAGATTTTGAACCGGGAAGTTGGAAATTACTTAAGGAGCGTAGATATGGAGATACTATTTTAAGTTATCTCTATAAGGGGGTGTAA
- a CDS encoding DUF177 domain-containing protein: MAMVIELEELEREPGKVLEFTFEENFESFDYKGEKVNFSEEVFVEGGVVKVKEGFMVWGEATTTLKLHCSRCLELFSFPVKVEFEVEYRRGEEQFTSSKERSLNEDDFRISYFAGENIDIEGDIRQFIILSIPMKPLCKEDCKGLCPVCGKNLNEGDCGCERDVEDPRWSALKGLMKGGVSDGSSEEKNVKGS; the protein is encoded by the coding sequence ATGGCGATGGTGATAGAATTAGAAGAGCTTGAAAGAGAGCCTGGGAAAGTCTTAGAGTTTACTTTTGAGGAAAACTTCGAGTCCTTCGATTACAAAGGGGAAAAGGTAAATTTCTCTGAGGAGGTTTTTGTAGAAGGCGGTGTTGTTAAAGTAAAAGAGGGGTTTATGGTTTGGGGCGAGGCTACAACAACTTTAAAGCTTCACTGTAGTAGGTGTTTAGAGCTTTTTAGCTTTCCTGTTAAGGTTGAGTTTGAAGTAGAATATAGGAGGGGGGAGGAGCAATTTACTTCTTCCAAGGAAAGATCCTTGAACGAAGATGATTTTAGAATATCTTACTTCGCTGGTGAAAATATAGACATAGAAGGGGATATAAGGCAGTTTATAATTTTATCTATACCAATGAAACCCTTATGTAAAGAGGATTGTAAGGGACTTTGTCCCGTGTGTGGTAAAAATCTCAATGAGGGAGATTGTGGATGTGAGCGTGATGTAGAAGATCCCAGATGGAGTGCTTTAAAAGGGCTTATGAAGGGAGGTGTGAGCGATGGCAGTTCCGAAGAGAAAAACGTCAAAGGCTCGTAG